In one Vibrio rarus genomic region, the following are encoded:
- a CDS encoding LuxQ periplasmic sensor domain-containing protein yields MKLVARKKSLTAQIIRVSWISWFVVIVGFVFYNYQLGTKTFETELERNFNQTARIVKQLMENRLQTIQVTQDITAKSTTLIDLFDAKNYQAIDNYMLKLEEFDPNGASDFRFIYRYGDLAWDDGSAAFYGLTHAQLLALGEKVDFNNSWYFLGPSVKLGNKHIMIRRSPFINPKSGEVVGHYYVGLVMDNNVSFLRDVVIDADVSEIMLVEGGEIIASSSPVISKKLQQNEPVKLADQTFFSSEMMSQVDVMVGGVVSPIHAVFIQNTSRLDTLEVSFAASLLFALLAVTASAIAITRFVQRRVEKELTSVMVLADSFDSVKKQLSFKGSNIIEFDRLGNTLLQSILREKQKETSFKNLFNFALLPTVLFSNNKNILELNPAAIEAFENDRHAVALKTHLDQHLDFVLQTQKHTEVDISLGEQIYRWSIVPILVEGAAPTLVVQGRNITQFIEAERQSERARKEAEQTAATRAEFLAKVSHEIRTPLNGILGMAQLLAQNVQLDEQKVQVQILNQSSEHLLNMLNDILDFSRIDSGGLTIEQLDFPLNQVIKKIESFAQPSCMQKGLKFSLVRNFDDSIIVHSDQLRLTQILLNLLSNAIKFTARGAVSVDVQLRSGQAGRQELYFSVRDTGIGIAEDRLESVFLAFTQADITISREYGGTGLGLSIVQSLVSHLEGDITVESQLDSGSCFSVTMPIKIINEVPIAHDDGHQCSVKGGQIVPAAWFEPRKIQVLLVEDNKTNASVIQALGKRHGLVFDWVTDGLQAIEKVKTNTYDVIFMDNQMPFMDGIEVTQKLREHWGVTTPIIACTADGYQSTADAFMSAGANAVLVKPILEDNLLLTLQQVLESAQC; encoded by the coding sequence ATGAAGCTAGTGGCTAGGAAAAAATCTCTGACGGCCCAGATTATTCGCGTGTCTTGGATTTCTTGGTTTGTGGTGATTGTGGGTTTTGTGTTTTATAACTATCAGTTAGGAACAAAAACCTTTGAAACTGAGTTAGAGAGAAACTTCAATCAAACGGCGCGTATTGTTAAGCAGTTGATGGAAAATCGCCTGCAAACGATTCAAGTAACCCAAGATATTACTGCAAAATCGACCACTCTTATCGACCTTTTTGATGCTAAAAACTACCAAGCTATTGATAATTACATGCTTAAACTTGAGGAGTTTGACCCTAATGGTGCGTCGGATTTTCGGTTTATATATCGTTATGGCGATTTGGCTTGGGATGACGGCAGTGCCGCATTTTATGGTTTGACCCATGCGCAATTATTAGCTCTAGGAGAGAAGGTTGATTTTAATAATAGTTGGTACTTCTTAGGGCCTTCGGTAAAGCTGGGTAATAAGCATATTATGATCCGTCGTTCGCCATTTATTAACCCTAAAAGTGGTGAAGTTGTTGGGCATTACTACGTAGGTTTGGTGATGGATAACAACGTAAGTTTTTTACGGGATGTAGTGATCGATGCCGATGTCAGTGAAATTATGCTGGTGGAAGGGGGGGAGATCATTGCCTCTTCCTCACCGGTAATCAGCAAGAAACTGCAACAAAATGAACCCGTTAAGCTGGCCGATCAAACCTTTTTTTCCTCTGAAATGATGAGTCAGGTAGACGTGATGGTCGGAGGGGTAGTTAGCCCAATTCATGCCGTTTTCATTCAAAATACTAGCCGATTAGATACGCTTGAAGTGAGTTTTGCGGCCTCTTTGCTGTTTGCATTATTGGCGGTTACAGCATCCGCTATTGCCATCACTCGGTTTGTACAGCGCCGGGTAGAAAAAGAGCTTACCAGTGTAATGGTGTTGGCTGATAGCTTTGATAGCGTCAAAAAGCAGCTCAGTTTTAAAGGTTCGAATATTATCGAATTTGATCGCTTAGGTAATACCTTGTTGCAGAGTATTTTGCGAGAAAAACAAAAAGAAACCTCGTTTAAAAATTTGTTTAATTTTGCATTATTACCAACGGTGCTATTTAGCAATAATAAAAACATTTTAGAGCTTAACCCTGCCGCCATTGAGGCATTTGAAAATGACCGACACGCTGTTGCCTTGAAGACACATCTCGATCAGCATTTAGATTTTGTTTTACAAACGCAAAAGCATACCGAAGTAGATATCTCTTTAGGGGAGCAAATTTATCGCTGGAGTATTGTGCCTATTTTGGTGGAAGGTGCTGCTCCTACCTTAGTGGTACAAGGGCGAAATATTACCCAGTTTATTGAAGCCGAGCGTCAAAGTGAGCGTGCCCGTAAAGAAGCGGAGCAAACGGCGGCGACACGAGCGGAATTTTTAGCCAAAGTCAGCCATGAAATCCGTACACCGTTAAATGGCATCTTAGGTATGGCGCAATTATTGGCTCAGAATGTGCAGTTGGATGAACAAAAAGTTCAAGTACAGATATTGAATCAAAGCAGTGAACATCTACTGAATATGTTGAATGATATCTTAGATTTTTCACGTATTGACAGTGGTGGTTTGACGATTGAACAGTTGGATTTTCCTCTTAACCAAGTGATCAAAAAAATCGAAAGCTTTGCTCAACCTAGTTGCATGCAAAAAGGCTTGAAGTTCTCCCTAGTGCGCAACTTTGATGATTCGATTATTGTGCATAGTGATCAGCTCCGTTTAACGCAAATTTTGCTTAACTTACTCAGTAATGCCATTAAGTTTACTGCGCGCGGTGCGGTGAGTGTGGATGTGCAGTTGCGTAGTGGGCAAGCGGGACGACAAGAGCTGTATTTTTCGGTAAGAGATACGGGCATTGGTATTGCTGAGGATCGATTGGAGTCGGTCTTTTTAGCCTTTACTCAGGCAGATATTACGATTAGTCGAGAATACGGCGGTACGGGCTTAGGGCTAAGTATTGTGCAGAGTCTGGTATCTCATTTAGAAGGAGACATTACTGTTGAAAGCCAATTAGACAGTGGCAGTTGTTTCTCGGTGACGATGCCCATTAAGATCATCAATGAGGTGCCTATTGCTCATGATGATGGCCATCAGTGCTCCGTTAAGGGGGGGCAGATAGTGCCTGCTGCATGGTTTGAACCGCGAAAAATTCAAGTATTATTGGTTGAGGATAACAAAACCAATGCTTCAGTCATTCAAGCATTAGGAAAACGCCATGGATTGGTTTTTGATTGGGTGACGGATGGCTTACAAGCCATCGAAAAAGTGAAAACCAACACCTATGATGTGATATTTATGGATAACCAGATGCCGTTTATGGATGGTATTGAGGTGACACAGAAATTACGTGAGCATTGGGGAGTGACTACACCGATCATTGCTTGTACTGCGGACGGGTATCAGTCCACCGCGGACGCATTTATGTCGGCGGGGGCCAATGCGGTGTTAGTTAAGCCAATATTAGAAGATAATCTTTTACTTACGTTGCAACAGGTTTTGGAGTCAGCGCAATGCTAA
- a CDS encoding substrate-binding domain-containing protein: protein MRVMLAAALLSFYASECMATTTVLREYWEYESYLNEHPEQKKLTQEMTLRISNPPISANIIQDRPIEIDIVYPGSQLSDYWWRNIKALELRLKELNIDFRLRKYSSRPNIDHRQEGESLKKALQNEPDYLIFTLDSSRHKKFAESVLSSNKTKLILINITTPIKQWDERQPLMYVGFDHVKGSILLAQEYMRNYPEQANFGLMYFSPGYISEARGDTFVKYIKHQGDYAVKTAYFTHANRASAYEATLAMLDQQPNIDFIYACSTDVAFGVSDALAELEREDVMVNGWGGGSEIEAIKSGDLDFTIVRMTDETGLAIAEGIKLDLQGLPVPKVFSGKYQVLTKDDDPQIARDLKLKAFRYSNR from the coding sequence ATGCGAGTGATGTTAGCTGCTGCGTTATTGTCATTTTATGCGTCCGAATGTATGGCTACCACCACAGTTTTGCGCGAATACTGGGAGTATGAATCTTATCTCAACGAGCACCCTGAGCAAAAGAAGTTAACACAGGAGATGACGTTGCGCATCTCCAACCCGCCTATTAGCGCTAACATCATTCAAGATAGACCTATTGAAATAGATATTGTGTACCCAGGGTCGCAATTGTCTGATTATTGGTGGCGCAACATTAAAGCCTTGGAGCTAAGGCTAAAAGAGCTCAATATTGATTTTCGGTTGCGTAAATACTCATCCCGCCCCAACATTGACCACCGTCAAGAGGGAGAAAGCCTGAAAAAGGCGCTACAAAATGAACCTGATTATCTCATTTTTACCTTAGACTCTAGTCGGCACAAAAAATTTGCTGAAAGTGTCTTAAGTAGTAATAAAACCAAGTTAATTCTGATTAATATTACCACACCCATTAAGCAATGGGATGAACGTCAACCCTTGATGTATGTGGGGTTTGATCATGTAAAAGGGAGTATATTGCTTGCCCAAGAGTACATGCGCAACTACCCTGAGCAGGCCAATTTTGGGCTAATGTATTTCTCGCCGGGCTACATTAGTGAAGCGCGCGGTGATACCTTTGTAAAATACATCAAACATCAAGGGGATTATGCGGTGAAAACGGCCTATTTTACCCATGCGAACCGTGCTTCGGCCTATGAAGCTACCTTAGCGATGCTTGATCAGCAGCCCAATATAGACTTTATTTACGCTTGCTCTACGGATGTGGCGTTTGGCGTGAGCGATGCGTTGGCGGAGTTAGAACGAGAAGATGTGATGGTGAATGGCTGGGGGGGAGGGTCTGAAATAGAAGCCATTAAAAGTGGTGATCTCGACTTTACTATTGTGCGTATGACAGATGAAACCGGTTTGGCCATAGCCGAAGGGATTAAGCTGGATTTGCAAGGTCTACCCGTTCCGAAAGTATTCTCGGGCAAGTATCAAGTACTCACTAAAGACGATGATCCGCAAATTGCACGGGATCTAAAATTAAAAGCCTTTCGATATTCAAATAGGTAG
- a CDS encoding GIY-YIG nuclease family protein translates to MSKEEATWFVYLIRTRHNALYCGVTNDLQRRFAQHVNGTGAKALRGKGPLSLVWSIKVANKSQALKVEYRIKQLKKPLKESLVSGENPKLLESMLCE, encoded by the coding sequence ATGAGCAAGGAAGAAGCCACTTGGTTTGTTTATTTAATTCGTACACGCCATAACGCATTATATTGTGGCGTAACGAATGATCTCCAGCGACGCTTTGCGCAGCATGTTAATGGCACAGGCGCTAAAGCATTGCGAGGAAAGGGGCCGTTGAGCCTAGTTTGGTCTATTAAGGTGGCGAATAAATCACAGGCATTAAAAGTCGAATATAGGATCAAACAGTTGAAGAAACCGCTCAAGGAAAGTTTGGTGTCTGGAGAAAATCCAAAATTGTTGGAGTCTATGCTATGCGAGTGA
- a CDS encoding YceH family protein, with amino-acid sequence MLLQLSALEARIIGCLIEKEVTTPDYYPLSLNSLTAACNQRSNRDPVMALTDAQVLDGINGLIERRLVSDDSGFNSRTAKYQHRFCNTEFGDLQFSEQDKAIVCSMLLRGAQTPGELRTRTTRLAHFADGKEVEATLEKLAAQDFPIVVKLAREPGKRESRYQHLFCGEVDMAALASEAPAVASSVPMRDKIVALEQDVATLKEEVAELKALFEPAH; translated from the coding sequence ATGTTATTGCAACTATCTGCGCTCGAGGCACGCATTATTGGCTGTCTGATCGAAAAAGAAGTCACGACTCCGGATTATTACCCGCTGAGCTTGAATAGTTTAACGGCGGCTTGCAATCAAAGGAGCAATCGCGATCCTGTCATGGCGTTAACCGATGCACAGGTACTTGATGGTATTAATGGATTGATCGAACGCCGTTTAGTGAGTGACGATAGTGGCTTTAATAGCCGTACCGCAAAGTATCAACACCGCTTTTGTAATACAGAATTTGGTGATTTACAGTTTAGTGAACAAGACAAAGCCATAGTTTGTTCTATGCTGTTACGTGGGGCTCAGACTCCAGGCGAGTTGCGTACACGCACAACACGTTTAGCGCACTTTGCGGATGGAAAAGAAGTGGAAGCGACCTTAGAAAAATTGGCTGCTCAAGATTTTCCTATTGTGGTGAAATTGGCAAGAGAGCCAGGAAAGAGAGAGTCACGTTATCAGCACTTGTTTTGTGGTGAAGTGGACATGGCGGCATTAGCCAGTGAAGCGCCAGCAGTTGCTAGCTCTGTGCCAATGCGCGATAAAATTGTGGCATTAGAACAAGATGTGGCTACTTTGAAAGAGGAAGTGGCCGAGCTGAAAGCCTTGTTTGAACCTGCGCACTAA
- a CDS encoding DUF496 family protein codes for MNNVYEIVNLARRKNKLKREILDHEKKVRDNRKRADLLDNLMDYIKPNMSHDEIIMIVKNMKADYEDRVDDHIITSAEISKTRREISRKIRELTEEDKQAHGKK; via the coding sequence ATGAACAACGTATATGAAATTGTAAATTTGGCACGCCGTAAAAACAAACTGAAACGAGAAATCCTCGATCACGAAAAGAAAGTTCGCGATAACCGTAAACGTGCCGACCTTTTAGACAACTTAATGGATTACATCAAGCCCAATATGAGTCACGATGAAATCATTATGATTGTGAAAAACATGAAAGCTGACTACGAAGATCGTGTTGATGACCATATCATTACCAGCGCTGAAATTTCAAAAACTCGCCGTGAAATTAGTCGTAAAATTCGCGAACTAACGGAAGAAGACAAACAAGCACACGGCAAAAAATAG
- a CDS encoding pentapeptide repeat-containing protein yields MKNQQQYYDEHFAKQTDIAQIFHDIEFEECEFVDCDFSETQFKHCQFINCRFVRCNLSLIKVPNCRWYQVTFCESKLVGIDWTTAHWPSFHADNELTFKQCILNDCSWFGLTLQELTMVECKLHDADFREGDFSSSTLTYCDFTHSLFMRSNLEKVNFTESSNMAIDLNNNRLAGAKFSRYEALSLLDSLDIELVD; encoded by the coding sequence ATGAAAAACCAGCAGCAATATTACGATGAACATTTTGCCAAACAGACCGATATTGCTCAGATTTTTCATGATATTGAGTTTGAAGAGTGCGAGTTTGTTGACTGTGATTTTTCCGAAACACAGTTTAAGCATTGTCAGTTTATTAATTGTCGCTTTGTTCGTTGTAATTTGAGCTTAATTAAAGTTCCCAACTGTCGTTGGTATCAGGTCACATTTTGTGAGAGTAAACTGGTAGGCATCGACTGGACTACCGCGCACTGGCCCAGTTTTCACGCCGATAATGAACTGACATTTAAACAGTGTATTTTAAATGATTGCTCATGGTTTGGTTTGACCTTGCAAGAGTTAACTATGGTGGAGTGCAAACTGCATGACGCCGATTTTAGAGAGGGGGATTTTTCCTCATCTACCCTTACTTATTGCGATTTTACTCACAGCCTGTTTATGCGCTCAAACCTTGAGAAAGTGAACTTTACCGAATCATCAAATATGGCTATTGATCTTAATAATAACCGCTTAGCAGGGGCCAAATTCTCTCGTTACGAAGCCCTAAGCCTGTTAGATAGCCTCGATATCGAACTGGTAGATTAA
- a CDS encoding LysR family transcriptional regulator, whose protein sequence is MSLSLQLALFRDVVQQGSFTKAAALHDMDNSALSKQIKKLETDLGVQLLNRSTRSFSLTSAGEEILQQTHVLMDTLTHIHSIADSYHSEPKGTLRITSPIFFGQQYLQPVVTRFMKQYPDVQVILSLDDKRVDIIADQFDLAFRVGKLKESNLIAKQIAKTNFALVASEDFVELHGLPTTPQQLLALPAVVYSNGSVTLDRVRISDTAHSSNMVTLRMQGNYKVSDVRTMMGAVKDGLGYALIDLFNLDRPIAQSKLLPLLTDHRLSTMDTGIYAMYPHRKKTLLASEFIRYVEDHIGSPAIWESHIPHYSTLYQ, encoded by the coding sequence ATGTCATTGAGTCTACAGTTGGCCCTTTTTCGCGATGTGGTGCAGCAAGGTTCGTTCACAAAGGCCGCCGCCTTGCACGATATGGACAACTCGGCGCTATCAAAACAGATCAAAAAGTTGGAAACGGATCTTGGGGTGCAGTTATTAAATCGCTCTACACGCTCTTTCTCTCTCACCTCTGCCGGTGAGGAAATTTTACAGCAAACGCATGTGCTTATGGACACCCTCACTCACATTCATAGCATTGCTGATTCCTATCACAGTGAGCCAAAAGGCACATTGCGTATTACCTCCCCCATCTTTTTTGGCCAACAGTACCTACAACCAGTAGTGACGCGATTTATGAAGCAATACCCTGATGTACAAGTGATTTTGTCCTTAGATGATAAACGGGTCGATATTATTGCAGACCAATTTGATCTGGCCTTTCGGGTGGGGAAACTAAAAGAGTCAAACCTCATTGCCAAGCAGATAGCTAAAACCAATTTTGCATTGGTAGCATCCGAGGATTTTGTAGAGCTGCACGGATTACCGACAACGCCTCAGCAACTATTGGCGCTGCCTGCGGTGGTGTACAGCAATGGCAGTGTGACCCTAGACCGAGTTCGTATTAGTGACACCGCTCATTCATCTAATATGGTGACGTTGAGAATGCAGGGCAATTATAAAGTGAGCGATGTACGCACTATGATGGGCGCAGTAAAAGATGGTTTGGGCTATGCGCTCATTGATCTATTTAACTTAGACCGACCCATCGCACAATCAAAATTGCTACCATTGCTGACCGATCACCGATTATCCACCATGGATACGGGGATTTATGCTATGTATCCGCATCGCAAAAAAACCTTACTCGCCAGTGAATTTATTCGATACGTGGAAGATCATATTGGTTCTCCCGCCATTTGGGAGAGCCACATTCCTCATTATTCCACCTTGTACCAGTAA
- a CDS encoding LysR family transcriptional regulator, which translates to MRADDLILFSQVIELGSFSKVAEKNNLTNSVVSKRIARLEQNAGTQLLYRTTRKLSLTEAGKILLNKAKSVTQATEEAKKAVSGLGQNISGHIKMSVPTISGELILADAVAEFCNQNPGLSVDMSLENRFVDLISGGYDVVIRTGYLEDSSLIARHIIDSQWVVCASPSYIAQNGKLHHPRELVKHNCLQYAYQTTGASEWQFKGADGNYLVKVSGGFSTNNATALRRSALGGHGIAYVPRCLVYDDFLNGDLIDIFPDLVGKKLGIYAVYPFTRQPPNKVKRLIEHIRQRYLALGHCF; encoded by the coding sequence ATGCGAGCAGACGATTTAATTCTATTTTCTCAGGTTATAGAATTGGGTAGCTTTAGTAAGGTAGCTGAAAAAAATAACCTTACAAATTCGGTAGTTAGCAAAAGAATTGCTCGATTAGAGCAAAATGCAGGGACACAACTACTGTATCGAACCACCCGCAAATTAAGCCTCACAGAAGCGGGTAAGATATTGTTAAATAAAGCGAAAAGTGTGACTCAAGCCACTGAGGAAGCCAAAAAAGCGGTGTCTGGGTTGGGACAGAATATTTCGGGGCACATTAAGATGTCGGTGCCGACGATTTCGGGTGAGCTCATTTTGGCGGATGCGGTCGCGGAGTTTTGCAATCAAAACCCCGGGTTATCGGTGGATATGTCCCTAGAAAATCGCTTTGTGGATTTGATTTCAGGGGGGTATGACGTGGTGATCCGTACCGGATACTTAGAAGATTCTAGCCTAATTGCACGGCATATCATTGATTCACAATGGGTGGTGTGCGCGTCGCCCAGCTATATTGCGCAAAACGGCAAACTGCATCATCCTCGTGAGTTGGTTAAGCACAACTGTTTGCAGTATGCCTATCAAACCACAGGAGCGAGTGAATGGCAGTTTAAGGGCGCTGATGGCAACTACCTAGTGAAAGTATCTGGAGGGTTTTCCACTAACAATGCCACGGCATTACGTCGCTCTGCGCTGGGTGGGCACGGGATCGCTTATGTGCCAAGGTGTTTGGTGTATGATGATTTTTTAAATGGCGATTTGATTGATATCTTTCCTGATTTGGTGGGGAAAAAATTAGGTATTTATGCGGTGTACCCTTTTACTCGCCAACCCCCTAATAAAGTAAAAAGGTTGATTGAGCATATTCGTCAGCGATACTTGGCACTAGGGCACTGTTTTTGA
- a CDS encoding L-lactate permease — protein sequence MSETLLALVAFSPIVVAAILLVGLNWPAKKAMPVAFALTVAIALLCWDMSANRVIASIFQGLGITVSVLWIVFGAIFLLNTLKHTGAITVIRNGFTDISCDRRIQAIIIAWCFGSFIEGASGFGTPAAIAAPLLVAIGFPALAAVLMGMMIQSTPVSFGAVGTPIIVGVNRGLDTHNISESLLVNGSTWEAYLQQITSSVAIIHAIVGTLIPVLMAVMLTRFFGKNRSWKEGLDILPFAVFAGLAFTLPYALTGVFLGPEFPSLIGGMIGLAIVVTAAKKGFLVPKKPWDFDSEDKWPAEWLGSLKIDLKEKTTGTPMSLAKAWAPYVMLAVILVASRVSPEFKGMLQSVSLSFANILGEVGISTSIQPLYLPGGILVFVALLAVLLQSGGMKALSNAFGESSKTLIGAGFVLLFTIPMVRIFINSGINGADLASMPVTTANFASALVGGAFPMLSATIGALGAFIAGSNTVSNMMFSQFQFEVAQTLNISTVIMVALQAIGAAAGNMIAIHNVVAASATVGLLGREGAVLRKTIIPTIYYLIMTGIIGMLIIYGLQFSDLLMT from the coding sequence ATGAGTGAAACCCTACTGGCCTTAGTGGCCTTCTCACCCATTGTCGTTGCGGCAATATTGTTAGTTGGCCTCAATTGGCCAGCTAAAAAAGCCATGCCTGTGGCATTTGCTCTAACGGTGGCCATTGCACTGCTCTGTTGGGATATGTCAGCAAATCGCGTGATCGCTTCTATCTTTCAAGGCTTAGGCATTACTGTCTCAGTATTGTGGATTGTCTTTGGTGCTATCTTCTTATTAAACACTCTCAAGCACACCGGAGCCATCACAGTTATACGCAATGGCTTTACTGATATCTCCTGTGACCGTCGCATACAAGCCATTATCATCGCTTGGTGTTTTGGTTCATTCATTGAAGGGGCTTCTGGATTTGGTACGCCGGCAGCTATTGCCGCGCCACTGTTAGTCGCCATTGGCTTCCCGGCCCTTGCCGCTGTGCTAATGGGCATGATGATACAGTCCACTCCAGTTTCGTTTGGCGCTGTGGGGACGCCCATTATTGTCGGAGTCAACCGAGGATTAGATACCCACAACATTAGTGAGTCGCTACTGGTAAACGGCTCAACATGGGAGGCTTACCTACAACAAATCACCTCAAGTGTGGCCATTATTCACGCCATTGTGGGTACCCTAATTCCGGTATTAATGGCGGTGATGCTAACGCGTTTCTTTGGCAAAAATCGCAGTTGGAAAGAAGGGCTAGATATTCTGCCTTTCGCTGTATTTGCCGGCCTTGCATTTACTCTTCCTTACGCTTTAACTGGTGTCTTTCTTGGCCCTGAATTCCCGTCATTAATTGGTGGAATGATTGGTTTGGCTATTGTGGTTACAGCAGCCAAAAAAGGTTTCTTAGTGCCTAAAAAGCCGTGGGACTTTGATAGCGAAGATAAATGGCCAGCAGAATGGTTAGGCTCTTTAAAGATTGATCTAAAAGAGAAAACAACCGGCACGCCAATGAGTTTGGCTAAAGCATGGGCCCCTTATGTCATGCTTGCTGTCATCCTTGTTGCTAGCCGTGTTAGCCCAGAGTTTAAAGGCATGCTACAAAGCGTGAGTCTTTCCTTCGCCAATATTTTAGGTGAAGTGGGTATCAGCACATCTATCCAACCGCTTTATTTACCGGGTGGCATCTTAGTCTTTGTGGCTTTGCTGGCTGTACTTTTGCAGTCCGGTGGTATGAAAGCCCTTAGCAATGCCTTTGGTGAGTCGAGTAAAACCCTCATCGGTGCTGGCTTTGTGTTGCTGTTTACCATTCCTATGGTACGCATCTTTATTAACTCTGGTATCAATGGGGCTGATCTAGCGAGTATGCCGGTGACAACCGCAAACTTTGCCTCCGCTCTCGTTGGTGGCGCCTTCCCTATGCTCAGTGCCACCATTGGTGCTCTAGGGGCCTTCATTGCAGGGTCAAATACCGTCTCTAACATGATGTTTAGCCAGTTCCAGTTTGAAGTGGCGCAAACTCTGAATATCTCCACTGTCATTATGGTAGCCCTACAAGCCATAGGCGCAGCGGCAGGTAACATGATTGCCATTCACAACGTGGTGGCTGCATCGGCAACGGTTGGCCTGTTAGGTCGTGAAGGGGCGGTATTGCGCAAAACCATTATTCCAACCATCTACTACCTCATCATGACGGGCATTATCGGCATGCTCATCATTTATGGATTGCAATTTAGCGACCTGTTAATGACCTAA
- the lldD gene encoding FMN-dependent L-lactate dehydrogenase LldD → MIISSSTDYRAVAKKKLPPFLFHYIDGGSYDERTLKHNTQDLAEVALRQRVLRNMSDLSLETELFGEKLAMPIALAPVGLTGMYARRGEVQAAKAAEKKGIPFTLSTVSVCPIEEVAPAIERPMWFQLYVLKDRGFMRNVLQRAKAAGVTTLVFTVDMPVPGARYRDMHSGMSGPNAHLRRMAQSVCHPSWAWDVGVLGKPHDLGNISTYRGKPTKLEDYIGWLGDNFDPSISWKDLQWIRDSWQGSMVIKGILDEEDAKDAVRFGADGIVVSNHGGRQLDGVLSTAKALPRIADAVKGEIKILADSGIRTGLDVVRMLALGADCTLLGRSFVYALAAQGGQGVENLLDLYQKEMRVAMTLTGAKSIQELNSDSLITL, encoded by the coding sequence ATGATTATTTCCTCTTCCACTGATTACCGCGCTGTAGCTAAAAAAAAGCTGCCTCCTTTCTTATTCCACTACATTGATGGTGGTTCCTATGATGAACGTACCTTAAAGCACAATACCCAAGATCTTGCCGAGGTGGCACTTAGGCAACGGGTGCTAAGAAATATGTCCGATCTCAGTTTAGAGACAGAACTGTTTGGCGAAAAACTGGCCATGCCCATTGCCTTAGCTCCTGTTGGGCTCACGGGTATGTATGCCCGTCGTGGTGAAGTACAAGCGGCCAAAGCGGCCGAGAAAAAAGGCATTCCATTTACCCTATCCACGGTATCCGTTTGTCCTATTGAAGAAGTGGCCCCTGCCATTGAGCGCCCTATGTGGTTTCAGCTTTATGTGTTGAAAGATCGCGGGTTTATGCGCAATGTGTTACAGCGGGCGAAAGCCGCTGGCGTCACCACCTTAGTCTTTACCGTTGATATGCCCGTCCCCGGCGCCCGTTACCGAGATATGCATTCGGGCATGAGCGGACCTAATGCTCATCTGCGTCGCATGGCGCAATCTGTGTGCCACCCAAGCTGGGCATGGGATGTGGGCGTGTTAGGTAAACCTCACGATCTGGGCAACATTTCGACTTATCGTGGTAAACCCACCAAACTTGAAGATTATATCGGTTGGCTAGGTGACAATTTTGATCCCTCTATTTCTTGGAAAGATCTGCAGTGGATTCGTGACAGTTGGCAAGGGTCAATGGTCATTAAAGGCATTTTAGATGAAGAAGATGCCAAAGATGCGGTTCGCTTTGGCGCGGATGGTATTGTGGTATCTAACCATGGCGGGCGCCAACTTGATGGGGTGTTATCCACGGCAAAAGCCCTTCCTCGTATCGCAGATGCCGTTAAAGGAGAGATAAAAATCCTTGCCGATTCAGGCATTCGCACCGGCCTTGATGTGGTCAGAATGCTGGCATTAGGGGCCGATTGCACCTTACTAGGACGCTCATTTGTTTACGCTTTGGCTGCTCAAGGGGGGCAAGGGGTGGAGAACTTATTGGATCTCTACCAAAAAGAGATGCGCGTCGCCATGACATTGACCGGAGCCAAATCCATACAAGAGCTCAATAGCGACTCTCTGATCACACTGTAA